A single genomic interval of Lathyrus oleraceus cultivar Zhongwan6 chromosome 7, CAAS_Psat_ZW6_1.0, whole genome shotgun sequence harbors:
- the LOC127104256 gene encoding probable protein phosphatase 2C 51: MGWKVPDFTKFSGDTNESTVEHVARYQSKADNLANNENLKTKYFPNDLTKNVFMWLNTLPPQFIFNWNQLERAFHEQFYISQSNISLKKLANVRKKVVDSIDDDLNRFRIMKPMCFTQVPEHDLVELAVGGIGYFIRKKLNTRDLVQTALKGRRLKFAYKQKARLEEEVDPKVEGDIFVDPVDVLMDDMTQKSARNSEKGTKNVIARKSSQPTTASSFFFTVFYTLFYAALDIKVDSFVVVLTFLCWVSSSFIVNSISFELAWKTVYKNGGAPPVFQSPKCPRWRLFDYDSSPRTATRCQSSMLQGRRKSQEDRTLCVLDVRIPFPGTMGIREVVVGIVAVFDGHNGAEASEMASKLLMEYFVLHTYFLLDAMYSVVSKTSTGKLLHRRDHDHGNLLHRWKEILGWQWHELHSERLQNVFSANFDDSFHLEILKEALLRAIHDIDVRFSEEASRNNIHSGSTATVVLVADDKFLVANIGDSKAFLCSENFQSPKEAKASLLELYRQTERDGSVSVWDREKYRLASSRGLNHFAVKELTRDHHPDREDERTRVEAAGGQVLNWGGLPRVNGQLAITRAIGDVLFKSYGVISAPKVTDWHWSDPHCS, from the exons ATGGGATGGAAAGTCCCTGATTTTACTAAGTTTTCTGGTGACACCAATGAGTCCACAGTCGAGCATGTTGCTAGGTATCAGAGTAAGGCCGACAATTTAGCCAATAATGAAAATTTGAAAACAAAATATTTTCCTAATGATTTGACAAAGAACGTTTTTATGTGGTTAAATACATTGCCTCCACAGTTCATATTTAATTGGAATCAACTAGAAAGAGCGTTCCATGAGCAGTTCTACATTAGCCAATCTAATATTAGCCTCAAGAAGTTGGCCAATGTGAGGAAAAAGGTGGTTGACAGCATAGATGATGACCTAAATAGGTTTAGGATAATGAAACCGATGTGCTTTACCCAAGTTCCTGAACATGATTTAGTTGAATTGGCTGTAGGGGGTATTGGTTATTTTATTAGGAAAAAGTTAAACACTCG GGATCTTGTTCAAACTGCATTGAAAGGTAGGAGGCTCAAATTTGCTTATAAGCAAAAAGCTCGATTGGAGGAAGAAGTTGATCCCAAGGTTGAAGGGGATATTTTTGTCGATCCTGTTGATGTGTTAATGGATGATATGACACAAAAGAG TGCAAGAAATAGTGAAAAAGGAACAAAGAACGTGATTGCTCGGAAATCTTCACAACCTACAACGGCTTCATCATTCTTCTTTACCGTTTTCTATACTCTCTTTTACGCTGCTTTGGATATTAAAGTTGATTCATTCGTTGTTGTTCTTACTTTTCTTTGCTGGGTTTCTTCTAGTTTCATCGTTAATTCCATCAGTTTCGAACTCGCTTGGAAG ACGGTTTACAAAAACGGCGGTGCTCCGCCGGTGTTCCAATCCCCGAAATGCCCTCGCTGGAGACTCTTCGATTACGATTCTTCTCCTCGAACTGCAACGCGTTGTCAATCTTCGATGCTCCAGGGTCGAAGAAAATCACAAGAGGATCGCACTCTCTGTGTACTCGATGTTCGCATTCCATTCCCCG GTACGATGGGGATCAGGGAGGTTGTAGTTGGAATTGTGGCGGTTTTCGATGGACATAACGGTGCTGAAGCTAGTGAGATGGCGTCAAAACTTTTGATGGAGTATTTTGTTCTGCATACTTATTTTCTTCTTGATGCAATGTATTCTGTTGTATCAAAGACTTCCACAGGAAAATTGCTTCACAGGCGAGACCATGATCACGGAAACTTATTGCATAGGTGGAAAGAGATTTTAGGTTGGCAATGGCATGAACTGCATTCTGAAAG GTTGCAGAATGTATTTTCTGCTAATTTTGATGATTCTTTTCACTTGGAAATTTTGAAGGAAGCATTGTTGAGAGCAATCCATGATATTGATGTAAGGTTTTCTGAG GAAGCCTCTAGAAATAACATTCATTCAGGATCTACAGCAACAGTTGTATTGGTTGCAGATGATAAGTTTTTGGTTGCCAATATTGGGGATTCTAAGGCTTTCTTGTGCTCTGAAAATTTTCAGTCTCCTAAGGAAGCTAAAG CCTCCTTATTAGAGCTATATAGGCAGACAGAGCGTGATGGTTCTGTTTCTGTGTGGGATCGTGAAAAGTATAGATTAGCTTCTTCCCGTGGGCTCAATCATTTTGCAGTGAAGGAATTGACTAGGGATCACCATCCAGACAGAGAGGATGAAAGAACTCGGGTGGAAGCTGCTGGTGGTCAAGTTCTAAATTGGGGTGGTTTGCCTCGCGTAAATGGTCAGCTGGCCATTACACGAGCTATTGGTGATGTGTTATTTAAAAG TTATGGAGTTATATCTGCACCAAAAGTGACTGATTGGCACTGGTCGGATCCGCACTGCTCCTAG